Proteins encoded in a region of the Parerythrobacter aestuarii genome:
- a CDS encoding CaiB/BaiF CoA transferase family protein yields MAGPLDGIRIVEFAGIGPGPFCGMMLADHGAEVIRVDRATGGRGGSQPITTKDVLARGRKSIAVNLKSEEGVALARKLATSADGIIEGFRPGVMERLGLGPDELLKDNPKLVYGRMTGWGQTGPYAPWAGHDINYIALAGALAHFGRAGGKPTPPINMVGDFGGGGMMLAYGMVSALLNVARGGEGQVIDCAMTDGTAVLMAMMHGMKNTGVWSEELGVNLLDTGAHFYDTYETADGKFISIGSIEPQFYAELRRLAGLEDDAQFDAQHDKRQWGELKDKLASLFKSKTQGEWNALMEHTDVCYAPVLTMSEAAAHPHNVARETFIEVGGDTQPAPAPRYSGTANAAPNPAPMPGDQTDEILASLGIDANEAAALRDAGTVG; encoded by the coding sequence ATGGCTGGTCCGCTAGACGGCATCCGCATCGTCGAATTCGCCGGGATTGGGCCGGGCCCCTTCTGCGGGATGATGCTGGCCGACCATGGAGCGGAAGTGATCCGCGTCGATCGCGCCACCGGCGGGCGCGGCGGCTCGCAGCCTATCACTACCAAGGACGTGCTTGCGCGCGGGCGCAAGTCGATCGCAGTCAACCTCAAGAGTGAGGAGGGGGTTGCGCTCGCACGCAAGCTGGCCACCAGCGCCGATGGCATCATCGAGGGTTTCCGCCCCGGGGTGATGGAGCGGCTCGGGCTTGGTCCTGACGAGTTGCTCAAGGACAATCCCAAGCTGGTCTATGGCCGGATGACGGGCTGGGGCCAGACCGGCCCCTATGCGCCCTGGGCCGGGCATGACATCAATTATATCGCTCTCGCCGGGGCGCTCGCCCATTTCGGCCGCGCAGGGGGCAAGCCGACCCCGCCGATCAACATGGTCGGCGACTTCGGCGGCGGCGGGATGATGCTCGCCTATGGCATGGTTTCTGCCTTGCTCAACGTCGCCCGTGGCGGCGAGGGACAGGTGATCGACTGCGCCATGACTGACGGCACCGCAGTGCTGATGGCCATGATGCATGGTATGAAGAACACCGGCGTGTGGTCGGAGGAGCTGGGCGTGAACCTGCTCGATACCGGGGCACATTTCTACGACACCTACGAGACCGCCGATGGCAAGTTCATCTCCATCGGCAGCATCGAACCGCAGTTCTATGCCGAGCTTCGGCGGCTGGCAGGCCTTGAAGACGACGCTCAGTTCGACGCCCAGCATGACAAGCGCCAGTGGGGTGAGCTGAAGGACAAGCTCGCCTCGCTGTTCAAGAGCAAGACCCAGGGCGAATGGAACGCGCTGATGGAGCATACCGATGTCTGCTATGCGCCGGTACTCACCATGAGTGAGGCGGCGGCGCATCCGCACAATGTCGCGCGGGAGACCTTTATCGAGGTCGGCGGCGACACCCAGCCGGCCCCTGCGCCGCGCTATTCCGGCACCGCCAACGCTGCACCCAACCCGGCACCGATGCCGGGTGACCAAACCGACGAAATCCTCGCTTCGCTGGGGATTGACGCCAATGAAGCCGCTGCCCTGCGCGATGCAGGGACGGTCGGCTGA
- a CDS encoding acyl-CoA dehydrogenase family protein translates to MLDTSNRFAYNEDHEAFRDTVRKVFAQHLEPHLDEHEEKGIVPREVWKAVGEAGLLCPTVKEENGGLGLDFGFNCVLCEELSYLGSSAGFTLQSDITANYFERLGSEEQRAKYLPGMVSGDIITAIAMTEPGAGSDLQGIRTTAIEDGNHLVINGSKTYITNGQNADCVIVVAKTDPSQGAKGTSLVLVDADTPGFERGRNLDKIGQHSADTSELFFNDCRVPKTNILGQEGRGFIHLMEELPQERLGIAVGGQAAAQRAFDEAVKFTKDRKAFGRTVFEFQNTKFTLADLKAKLQVGWAHLDWAIKRHLEGKLTTDEASAAKLWHTDLQWECCDAALQLHGGAGYMNEYTIARLWRDARVTRIFGGTNEIMKEVISRSI, encoded by the coding sequence ATGCTCGATACATCCAACCGCTTTGCCTACAATGAAGACCACGAGGCCTTTCGCGACACTGTGCGCAAGGTCTTTGCCCAGCATCTCGAACCGCATCTCGATGAGCACGAGGAAAAGGGCATCGTCCCGCGCGAGGTATGGAAAGCGGTTGGTGAAGCGGGCCTGCTGTGCCCCACGGTAAAGGAAGAGAACGGCGGACTGGGGCTCGACTTCGGCTTCAACTGCGTGCTGTGCGAAGAGCTGAGCTATCTCGGCTCCTCCGCCGGCTTCACGCTGCAGAGCGACATCACTGCCAATTACTTCGAGCGGCTCGGCAGCGAGGAGCAGCGCGCCAAGTACCTCCCGGGCATGGTCAGCGGCGACATCATCACTGCCATCGCCATGACCGAGCCGGGCGCAGGCTCCGACTTGCAAGGCATCCGCACCACCGCGATCGAGGATGGCAACCATCTGGTGATCAACGGGTCCAAGACCTACATCACCAACGGCCAGAACGCCGACTGCGTGATCGTGGTGGCGAAGACCGATCCGTCGCAGGGCGCCAAGGGGACCTCGCTGGTGCTGGTCGATGCCGACACGCCGGGCTTCGAGCGCGGGCGCAATCTCGACAAGATCGGCCAGCATTCGGCCGATACCAGCGAGCTGTTCTTCAACGACTGCCGCGTGCCCAAGACCAATATCCTCGGGCAGGAAGGGCGCGGTTTCATCCACCTGATGGAAGAGCTGCCGCAGGAACGGCTGGGCATTGCCGTAGGCGGACAGGCCGCCGCCCAGCGGGCCTTCGACGAGGCTGTGAAATTCACCAAGGACCGCAAGGCCTTCGGGCGGACCGTGTTCGAATTCCAGAACACCAAGTTCACCCTCGCCGACTTGAAGGCCAAGCTGCAGGTCGGCTGGGCGCATCTGGACTGGGCGATCAAGCGGCACCTTGAAGGCAAGCTCACCACCGATGAGGCCAGCGCCGCCAAGTTGTGGCACACCGACCTGCAATGGGAATGCTGCGACGCTGCACTCCAGCTCCATGGCGGGGCGGGCTACATGAACGAATACACCATCGCCCGCCTGTGGCGCGACGCCCGCGTGACCCGTATCTTCGGCGGCACCAACGAGATCATGAAGGAAGTAATTTCCCGCTCGATCTGA
- a CDS encoding GMC oxidoreductase: MITYGENHIGGAPLKAQVCIVGTGPAGVTLAYYLAKKGVSVILLEGSRTFGRDPNSGIGPSSDYNENNQLYTGEAAGLLATSEQHFLILPSNQISTPAAGDNASERDRVYGGTSTHWGGQSRPLDAITFEKRPGFPGWPVTRAELDPYYEEACKVMGLYGPYYAPDGTAGYNFSAEFWADTLGPDYAAASVEGFDVDIYQFPQSNMLQFQSRTFDNGKTIGDSNVQVVLNASLLDIERQGGTVSALTVGVMTNNTSSDNNRTPAKQAGTFTVEADIVVLACGAVANARQLLLSGFGEDNDLIGRYLMGHPLANYGSAVSTSSSWLTPQEQKLVGWTSLYGQYGINALKGVLTPSAEAATANGVGRVWFNNDGTGNYYHELLPEYTSRVMLADSVDPVFGQKQTRVEWNLNANEQNNYETLAKMFTAAVQAKVPGQQVSVTDWANLPPTMVFNGHHIGTTRMSADPTEGVVDADLKMHGVDNLYIAGSSVWASAGISNPTFSIIAFSIRLAEHLGQKLGSA; encoded by the coding sequence ATGATTACCTACGGCGAAAATCACATCGGGGGTGCCCCGCTCAAGGCGCAGGTCTGCATTGTCGGGACCGGCCCGGCCGGGGTAACGCTCGCCTATTACCTCGCGAAAAAGGGTGTTTCGGTGATCCTGCTGGAAGGCAGCCGAACCTTCGGGCGCGACCCCAACAGCGGGATCGGGCCTTCGTCCGACTACAATGAGAACAACCAGCTTTACACCGGCGAAGCAGCGGGCCTGCTGGCGACATCGGAACAGCATTTCCTGATCCTGCCTTCCAACCAGATCAGCACGCCTGCTGCCGGTGATAACGCATCGGAACGCGACCGGGTCTATGGCGGGACTTCGACCCACTGGGGCGGGCAGTCGCGCCCGCTCGATGCGATCACCTTCGAGAAGCGGCCCGGCTTTCCCGGCTGGCCGGTCACGCGCGCAGAGCTCGATCCCTATTACGAGGAAGCGTGCAAGGTGATGGGCCTCTACGGACCCTACTACGCGCCTGACGGGACCGCAGGCTACAACTTCAGCGCGGAGTTCTGGGCCGATACGCTGGGGCCGGATTATGCAGCCGCCAGCGTCGAAGGCTTCGATGTCGACATCTATCAGTTCCCTCAGTCGAACATGCTGCAATTCCAGAGCCGCACCTTCGACAATGGCAAGACCATTGGCGACAGCAATGTCCAGGTGGTGCTCAACGCCAGCTTGCTCGATATCGAACGGCAGGGCGGCACGGTGTCCGCGCTTACCGTCGGGGTGATGACCAACAACACTTCGAGCGACAACAACCGGACACCCGCCAAGCAGGCCGGGACGTTCACGGTGGAAGCGGACATCGTCGTCCTTGCCTGCGGTGCGGTGGCCAATGCCCGGCAACTGCTGCTGTCCGGCTTCGGCGAGGACAACGATCTCATCGGTCGCTACCTGATGGGGCATCCGCTCGCCAATTATGGGTCGGCTGTCAGCACGTCTTCCAGCTGGCTTACCCCGCAGGAACAGAAGCTCGTCGGCTGGACCAGCCTGTATGGGCAATATGGCATCAACGCCCTCAAGGGCGTGCTTACACCGTCTGCCGAAGCGGCCACGGCCAACGGGGTCGGCCGGGTCTGGTTCAACAATGACGGTACCGGCAACTACTACCACGAGCTGTTGCCCGAATATACCAGCCGGGTCATGCTGGCGGACAGCGTGGATCCGGTGTTCGGCCAGAAGCAGACAAGGGTCGAGTGGAACCTGAATGCGAACGAACAGAACAACTACGAGACGCTCGCCAAGATGTTTACCGCCGCTGTCCAGGCCAAGGTGCCGGGCCAGCAGGTCTCGGTAACGGACTGGGCCAACCTGCCGCCCACCATGGTGTTCAACGGCCACCATATCGGTACCACCCGCATGTCGGCCGATCCCACCGAAGGCGTGGTCGATGCCGATCTCAAGATGCACGGCGTCGACAACCTCTACATCGCGGGCTCCTCGGTATGGGCATCGGCGGGCATCTCGAACCCGACCTTCTCCATCATCGCCTTCTCGATCAGGCTGGCCGAACATCTCGGACAGAAGCTCGGCAGCGCCTGA
- a CDS encoding GIY-YIG nuclease family protein produces the protein MPRDIQPAVYMMANKRNGTIYVGVTSNLPQRAWQHREGVADGFTKRYGCKLLVWYELCGTMEQAILREKQIKAGSRVKKLALIEADNPQWRDLYDEISAP, from the coding sequence ATGCCCCGCGACATCCAGCCCGCCGTCTACATGATGGCCAACAAGCGCAACGGCACGATCTACGTCGGCGTAACGTCCAACCTCCCGCAACGTGCGTGGCAGCATCGAGAGGGTGTCGCTGACGGGTTCACCAAGCGCTACGGGTGCAAACTTCTTGTGTGGTACGAGCTATGCGGGACGATGGAGCAGGCGATCCTGCGCGAGAAACAAATCAAGGCCGGTTCACGCGTGAAGAAACTGGCGCTGATCGAGGCAGACAACCCGCAATGGCGCGACCTGTACGACGAAATCAGCGCGCCCTGA
- a CDS encoding alpha/beta fold hydrolase: MSDLIGPTSQTFISQRTRLHYADWGNEGAPPLILQHGGRDHCRSWDWVAEELRHDWHVICPDLRGHGDSEWTNTGVYNVSSYVYDLAQLIHQLELAPVTIVAHSLGGNVCLRYTGMYPENVRRIVAIEGLGPSPKVQAKMAETPWYEHRKQWIDKKREASARQVRKYASFAEALDRMHEANSYLSRAQAEHLTRHGAIRNEDGTWSWKFDPHLHAWPPDDITMEQLEELWGRITCPALMVYGADSWASNPEKDGRMQYFGENVSVTEYDRAGHWVHHDRFEDFVSEVKGFIGKFKPNQIDGCASDAAKV, encoded by the coding sequence ATGTCCGACCTTATCGGCCCTACTTCGCAGACCTTCATCAGCCAGCGCACGCGGCTGCATTATGCCGACTGGGGCAATGAAGGCGCGCCGCCGCTGATCCTGCAACACGGCGGGCGCGACCATTGCCGCAGCTGGGACTGGGTGGCGGAGGAACTGCGGCACGACTGGCACGTCATCTGCCCCGACCTGCGCGGGCATGGCGACAGCGAATGGACCAACACCGGCGTCTATAACGTCAGCTCCTATGTCTATGACCTCGCCCAGCTGATCCACCAGCTGGAGCTCGCCCCGGTGACGATCGTCGCCCACTCGCTCGGCGGCAATGTCTGCCTGCGCTATACCGGGATGTATCCGGAGAATGTGCGGCGGATTGTCGCCATCGAAGGTCTCGGCCCCAGTCCCAAGGTGCAGGCCAAGATGGCCGAGACCCCATGGTACGAGCACCGCAAGCAGTGGATCGACAAGAAGCGCGAAGCCTCGGCCCGGCAGGTACGCAAATACGCGAGCTTCGCCGAAGCGCTCGACCGCATGCACGAAGCCAACAGCTACCTGAGCCGCGCGCAGGCCGAGCACCTCACCCGCCACGGTGCGATCCGCAACGAGGACGGCACCTGGAGCTGGAAGTTCGACCCGCACCTGCACGCCTGGCCGCCCGACGACATCACCATGGAGCAGCTGGAAGAACTATGGGGCCGCATCACCTGCCCCGCCCTGATGGTCTACGGCGCCGACAGCTGGGCCAGCAACCCGGAAAAAGACGGGCGGATGCAGTACTTCGGCGAAAATGTCAGCGTGACCGAATACGACCGCGCCGGGCACTGGGTACACCACGACCGGTTCGAGGATTTTGTGAGCGAGGTGAAGGGGTTTATTGGGAAGTTTAAACCCAATCAAATCGACGGATGCGCAAGCGACGCCGCTAAGGTGTAG
- a CDS encoding acyl-CoA dehydrogenase family protein, which translates to MPAINVPQPEFMEDEEIAIFADAVGKFYQQHAPQKRILKWREDGQVEREFWREAGEAGLLGVSIPEEYGGHGGDFRHDMVVIDQQAKHGVEGFAASLHNTVILPYLVRHGTEEQKKKYLPKLVTGELVSAIAMTEPGVGSDLQSVTTTALKDGNGYRINGAKTYISNGQTADFIIVVAKTDPNERAKGISLMLLETEGAEGFQRGKKLDKVGLDASDTSELFFDDVFVPAENVLGGVEGKGFYQLMGELPQERLIIAMGAMTGIEKALETTLEYTKSRKAFGQTIWDFQNTQFVMADLAARATAARVFVNDCIARHLKGELDVATACMAKYWVTELQGEVVDKCLQFHGGAGFINDYPIARMFRDSRITRIFGGSNEVMKMVIARSL; encoded by the coding sequence ATGCCCGCCATCAACGTGCCCCAGCCCGAATTCATGGAAGACGAAGAGATCGCCATCTTCGCCGATGCCGTGGGCAAGTTCTACCAGCAGCACGCCCCGCAAAAGCGCATCCTGAAGTGGCGCGAGGATGGCCAGGTCGAGCGTGAATTCTGGCGCGAGGCGGGCGAGGCCGGGCTGCTCGGGGTATCGATTCCGGAGGAATACGGCGGCCACGGCGGCGATTTCCGGCATGACATGGTGGTGATCGACCAGCAGGCGAAGCACGGCGTCGAAGGCTTCGCTGCTTCGCTCCACAACACCGTGATTCTGCCCTATCTCGTCCGCCACGGGACCGAGGAGCAGAAGAAGAAATATCTGCCCAAGCTCGTCACCGGCGAGCTCGTTAGCGCCATCGCCATGACCGAGCCGGGCGTCGGCTCGGACCTGCAGAGCGTCACCACCACTGCGCTCAAGGACGGCAATGGCTACCGCATCAACGGGGCCAAGACCTATATCTCCAACGGCCAGACCGCCGATTTCATCATCGTCGTCGCCAAGACCGATCCCAACGAGCGGGCCAAGGGCATCTCGCTGATGCTGCTGGAGACCGAAGGCGCCGAAGGCTTCCAGCGCGGCAAGAAGCTCGACAAGGTCGGGCTCGATGCTTCGGACACTTCGGAGCTGTTCTTCGACGATGTCTTCGTGCCGGCGGAAAACGTGCTCGGCGGGGTCGAAGGCAAGGGCTTCTACCAGCTGATGGGCGAACTGCCGCAGGAGCGCCTGATCATCGCCATGGGCGCGATGACGGGGATCGAGAAAGCGCTCGAGACCACGCTCGAATACACCAAGAGCCGCAAGGCCTTCGGGCAGACCATCTGGGATTTTCAGAACACGCAATTCGTGATGGCCGACCTTGCCGCGCGCGCCACGGCGGCGCGGGTGTTCGTCAACGATTGCATCGCCCGCCACCTCAAGGGCGAGCTCGATGTCGCTACCGCCTGCATGGCCAAATACTGGGTGACCGAATTGCAGGGCGAAGTCGTCGACAAGTGCCTGCAGTTCCACGGCGGGGCCGGCTTCATCAACGACTACCCGATCGCGCGGATGTTCCGCGACAGCCGCATCACGCGCATCTTCGGCGGTTCGAACGAAGTGATGAAAATGGTGATCGCGCGCTCGCTTTAG
- a CDS encoding DUF3604 domain-containing protein, whose translation MRKRTLIAGVAALAMAGGAAWYFDIFAPRASAEQASNGEGTIELAEFPDRPYWGDTHLHTDNSVDAFGFGVRLGPEDALKFARGDLVKSTGGLDAQLDRPLDFLVIADHSDGLGATKRLRDAPTALIQDPTLKRWSEMLKKDGEESQRAVAELITAAANGDLPPGMTDPEANRKTTTTIWQAHLRTVDLYNEPGKFTAFAGFEWTLMPGGNNLHRVVMFRDGAPTIGETLPFPGINSDVTDLWDYLAAYEEGTGGQALAIPHNSNLSNGIMFELTGPDGAPMAADYATRRARWEPVVEATQIKGDSESHSFLSPNDEFAGYGDWGWDLGNLPLTHESTPDMYAGSYIREALKRGLSIEQRLGVNPYRFGLIGSTDSHTALATADEDNFFGKHSGTEPNPKRATEAQNLGTRLGRFGWQYLASGYAAAWARGNTRAEIFDAFKRREVYATTGSRMSVRVFGGFGFDEGSFGADWVRTGYTEGVPMGGVLDDSGAAPVFMIEALKDPEGANLDRVQVVKGWIDANGETQEKIFDVAWADAENRPVTNGKVPAIGNTVDEAKASYTNTIGAPQLRTLWSDPEYREGQRAFYYVRVIEIPTPRWVLFDALKFGFTLPEDAVKTVQERAYTSPIWLLPKSTS comes from the coding sequence ATGCGAAAGAGGACACTCATTGCCGGGGTTGCGGCGCTGGCAATGGCCGGGGGCGCTGCCTGGTATTTCGACATCTTCGCACCGCGCGCCAGTGCCGAGCAGGCGAGCAATGGTGAAGGCACGATCGAGCTCGCCGAATTTCCCGACCGACCCTATTGGGGCGACACGCACCTGCACACCGACAACTCGGTAGACGCCTTTGGCTTCGGCGTGCGGCTCGGCCCGGAAGATGCGCTGAAGTTTGCGCGCGGGGACCTGGTGAAATCGACCGGCGGGCTCGACGCCCAGCTTGACCGGCCACTCGATTTCCTCGTTATCGCTGACCATTCCGACGGCCTTGGCGCGACCAAGCGGCTGCGCGACGCCCCGACCGCGTTGATCCAGGACCCGACGCTGAAGCGCTGGTCCGAAATGCTCAAGAAGGATGGCGAGGAATCGCAGCGGGCGGTGGCGGAACTCATCACCGCGGCCGCCAATGGCGACTTGCCGCCGGGGATGACTGACCCGGAGGCGAACCGCAAGACCACCACGACCATCTGGCAAGCACATCTCAGGACCGTCGATCTCTATAACGAGCCAGGCAAGTTCACGGCCTTTGCGGGTTTCGAATGGACGCTGATGCCGGGCGGCAACAACTTGCACCGCGTGGTAATGTTCCGCGACGGCGCGCCGACCATTGGCGAGACTCTCCCCTTCCCGGGGATCAACAGCGATGTGACGGATCTGTGGGACTATCTCGCCGCCTATGAGGAAGGTACCGGCGGCCAGGCGCTGGCCATCCCCCACAATTCCAACCTCTCCAATGGCATCATGTTCGAACTGACCGGCCCTGACGGCGCGCCGATGGCGGCTGACTATGCCACTCGCCGGGCCCGGTGGGAGCCGGTGGTCGAAGCGACTCAGATCAAGGGGGACAGCGAGAGCCATAGCTTCCTGTCGCCCAATGACGAATTCGCCGGCTATGGCGACTGGGGCTGGGATCTCGGCAATCTGCCGCTGACGCATGAGTCGACCCCCGACATGTATGCCGGCAGCTACATTCGCGAAGCCTTGAAGCGCGGGTTGTCGATCGAACAGCGGCTGGGCGTCAATCCCTATCGCTTCGGCCTGATCGGCTCGACCGATTCGCACACTGCACTGGCAACGGCCGATGAGGACAATTTCTTCGGCAAGCACTCCGGCACCGAACCCAATCCCAAGCGAGCGACCGAGGCGCAGAACCTCGGCACCAGGCTGGGCCGGTTCGGCTGGCAATATCTCGCCAGCGGTTATGCCGCAGCCTGGGCACGCGGCAACACGCGGGCGGAAATTTTCGACGCCTTCAAGCGGCGTGAAGTATATGCCACCACCGGCTCGCGCATGAGCGTGCGGGTGTTCGGTGGGTTCGGTTTCGACGAAGGCAGCTTCGGCGCTGACTGGGTCAGGACCGGCTACACCGAAGGCGTGCCGATGGGCGGCGTGCTCGACGACAGCGGCGCAGCCCCGGTGTTCATGATCGAAGCGCTGAAGGATCCCGAAGGTGCCAATCTCGATCGCGTGCAAGTGGTAAAGGGCTGGATCGACGCCAATGGCGAAACGCAGGAAAAGATCTTCGACGTCGCCTGGGCCGATGCCGAGAACCGCCCTGTCACCAATGGCAAGGTCCCCGCGATCGGCAACACAGTCGATGAAGCCAAGGCCAGCTACACCAACACCATCGGCGCACCGCAACTGCGCACGCTGTGGAGCGATCCCGAATACCGGGAAGGGCAGCGGGCGTTCTATTATGTCCGCGTGATCGAGATCCCGACCCCGCGCTGGGTGCTGTTCGATGCGCTCAAGTTTGGCTTCACCCTGCCCGAAGATGCGGTGAAGACCGTGCAGGAGCGCGCCTATACCTCGCCGATCTGGTTGCTGCCCAAGAGCACTTCATGA
- a CDS encoding peptidylprolyl isomerase, with amino-acid sequence MNPRAIAQQALREPLVHFLLGGLLIFAFFAWKGEPADPASRVIDVDRATQAQIALTFERTMQRPPTDQELDGLIGQYVREEVLYREALRLGLDTDDPVVRRRLAKKMDFLAASSAEAVEPGEAVLADWYRANAARYAGDTRLSFDQVYFASRPEARIVLPKLRDDWRAAGEPASLPASMEGRELRAVAAQFGDAFARELAAMAADGEWRGPVASGVGWHFVRLRTLTPGTIPPLEQVRSRVVEDWREETAKAREEEAFGLLRDAYTVKIAR; translated from the coding sequence ATGAACCCAAGAGCCATCGCGCAGCAGGCCCTGCGCGAACCGCTGGTCCATTTCCTGCTGGGCGGGCTGCTGATCTTTGCGTTCTTTGCGTGGAAAGGGGAGCCCGCCGATCCGGCCAGCCGCGTGATCGATGTCGACCGCGCGACGCAGGCGCAGATCGCGCTGACCTTCGAACGCACCATGCAGCGCCCGCCTACCGACCAGGAGCTCGATGGGCTGATCGGGCAATATGTGCGCGAAGAAGTGCTCTATCGCGAAGCCTTGCGGCTGGGTCTCGATACCGACGATCCGGTGGTCAGGCGTAGGCTGGCGAAAAAGATGGATTTCCTCGCCGCCTCATCGGCGGAGGCGGTCGAGCCAGGAGAAGCCGTACTGGCGGACTGGTATCGCGCCAATGCCGCCCGCTATGCCGGGGACACCAGGCTCAGTTTCGACCAGGTCTACTTCGCCTCGCGACCGGAAGCACGAATTGTCCTGCCGAAACTCCGCGACGATTGGCGCGCGGCGGGAGAGCCTGCCTCGCTTCCTGCCAGCATGGAGGGACGCGAGCTGCGCGCGGTGGCGGCGCAATTCGGCGATGCGTTTGCCCGCGAGCTGGCCGCGATGGCCGCCGATGGCGAATGGCGCGGGCCAGTCGCCTCGGGTGTGGGCTGGCATTTCGTCCGCTTGCGCACACTAACGCCCGGCACCATACCGCCGCTGGAGCAAGTGCGCAGCCGCGTGGTCGAAGACTGGCGAGAGGAAACCGCCAAGGCCCGCGAGGAGGAAGCCTTCGGGCTGCTGCGCGATGCCTACACGGTCAAGATCGCCAGATGA